One window of Nitrospiria bacterium genomic DNA carries:
- a CDS encoding abortive infection system antitoxin AbiGi family protein: MTKRKIDDVLDFRSDFSPFLVHLTRNLEGGNNAKTALESIIYSGNLKAGHSLVSSASYGVNIGTVNGPDQNKFFSAICFTETPLNEIHCLLDVSGRKVELEPYGLVFLKDCLRLKGVSPVLYLNNEQSDKAGVLQALCSLMQSHPSEAAEILPLVSFFGSYVTPLGQTTPVNGKINFLWEREWRYPANRNVLPVDKSDVFLGICPHHEIDYFENIFSEVSFVDPRRNLKWYATKLVAARKQHGLSCSVV, translated from the coding sequence ATGACGAAACGGAAAATTGACGATGTTTTGGATTTTCGGAGTGATTTCTCTCCATTCCTTGTTCACTTGACACGGAATTTGGAAGGAGGGAACAATGCGAAGACAGCTCTAGAATCGATCATATATTCAGGTAACTTAAAGGCGGGACATTCACTGGTCTCCTCCGCCAGTTATGGTGTAAACATTGGAACCGTAAATGGACCGGATCAAAATAAGTTTTTTAGTGCAATCTGCTTCACAGAAACCCCGCTCAACGAAATTCACTGCCTTCTTGACGTCTCAGGCCGAAAAGTTGAATTGGAGCCATATGGTCTCGTGTTCTTAAAGGACTGCCTAAGACTAAAGGGGGTTTCTCCAGTTCTTTATCTTAACAACGAGCAATCAGACAAGGCTGGGGTATTGCAAGCATTGTGCAGCCTTATGCAAAGCCATCCCAGCGAAGCGGCCGAAATTCTTCCGCTCGTTTCCTTTTTCGGGTCCTATGTCACACCATTGGGCCAGACTACCCCAGTGAATGGAAAAATAAATTTTCTTTGGGAACGGGAATGGCGGTACCCTGCGAACCGAAATGTTCTTCCCGTTGATAAAAGCGACGTCTTTCTCGGAATTTGTCCTCACCATGAAATTGATTATTTCGAGAATATTTTCTCGGAAGTGTCCTTCGTTGATCCCCGAAGAAATTTGAAGTGGTACGCAACAAAGCTTGTGGCTGCGCGTAAACAACACGGGTTGTCATGTTCAGTTGTCTAA
- a CDS encoding transposase, with product MSRPLRIQYPGAYYHVMNRGRGRQRIYRSISDYQRFLNLLDETWKMWDLKVHAYCLMSNHYHLLVETPQGNLSRCLRHLDGIYTQRYNRAHHTDGSLFRGRYKAILIDADSYLLQLVRYIHLNPVEGKIVRSAEGYQWSSHRNYLGKGKSIQGLEIQEVLRRFHTKRKVARELYKEYIQEGIDGQTQGLYKRGNMPSVWGSESFREGIKERIRKMRKEDEIPEIRRVRGVPGIKEVEERVCERYGIERKEMRKKRRGYWNEPRNVAIYLSRSVGGVKLTEIGNRWGGLHYSSVSGMMYEVKKRMAEDKGFRRRVEGVEHSLINQQK from the coding sequence ATGTCCAGGCCACTTCGGATACAATACCCAGGGGCGTACTACCACGTGATGAACCGTGGGAGAGGTAGGCAGAGAATCTATCGAAGTATTTCGGATTATCAACGGTTTTTAAATCTATTGGATGAGACCTGGAAGATGTGGGATTTAAAGGTTCATGCCTATTGCCTAATGTCCAATCATTATCATCTGTTGGTAGAAACTCCCCAAGGGAACCTGTCTCGGTGCCTGCGGCATTTGGATGGGATCTATACCCAAAGATACAACCGAGCCCATCACACGGATGGATCACTGTTTCGTGGTAGATATAAAGCGATACTGATCGATGCAGATAGTTATTTATTGCAGCTGGTGAGGTATATCCATTTAAATCCAGTAGAAGGAAAGATAGTAAGAAGCGCAGAAGGGTACCAATGGAGTAGTCATCGAAACTACCTTGGAAAAGGAAAAAGTATACAAGGATTAGAGATACAAGAGGTATTGAGGCGGTTTCACACAAAAAGGAAGGTGGCCAGGGAATTATATAAAGAGTATATTCAGGAAGGGATAGATGGACAAACTCAAGGATTATACAAGCGAGGCAATATGCCATCGGTATGGGGGAGTGAGAGTTTTCGTGAGGGCATAAAGGAACGGATCCGGAAGATGAGAAAAGAGGATGAGATACCGGAAATAAGACGTGTGAGAGGGGTTCCGGGAATAAAAGAGGTAGAGGAAAGGGTATGTGAACGTTATGGGATAGAGCGAAAAGAAATGAGGAAGAAACGAAGGGGATATTGGAATGAGCCGCGGAATGTAGCAATATATTTGAGTCGGAGTGTTGGAGGAGTCAAGTTAACAGAGATTGGGAATCGATGGGGAGGCTTACATTATAGTTCAGTCAGTGGAATGATGTATGAAGTGAAAAAGAGGATGGCGGAGGATAAAGGGTTTCGCAGGAGGGTGGAAGGGGTTGAGCATTCCCTAATCAACCAACAAAAATAG
- a CDS encoding helix-turn-helix transcriptional regulator has translation MKKESNKNPHKQLQNLLRQIRQEAGLRQADLAKRLGKPQSYVSKYELGERRLDLVELNQICKTLKTSLDEFVRKFQKFL, from the coding sequence GTGAAAAAAGAGAGTAATAAAAACCCACATAAACAACTCCAAAACCTTCTTCGACAAATTAGACAAGAAGCTGGATTGCGCCAGGCTGATTTAGCAAAACGTCTTGGGAAGCCACAATCTTATGTAAGTAAATATGAATTAGGGGAGCGACGTTTGGATTTAGTAGAGCTAAACCAGATATGTAAAACGTTAAAAACATCCCTTGATGAATTTGTCCGTAAATTTCAAAAATTCCTATGA